Genomic segment of Thermoanaerobaculia bacterium:
CAGCCGGAGCGAGGGCACCCCGACGAGGAAGCCGGCGATCGCCGCGGCGATGGCGCCCCCGGCGAGGACGAGGAGGAGCACCGCGCCGCGACGGGGTCCCACCGGAAGGAAGACGAACGCGCGTTCGAGAGCCGTCCCGAAGCTGACGGACAGGAATGCGGACGTGTACGCACCGATCGCCATGAAACCGGCGTGGCCGATCGAGAACTGTCCCGTGAACCCGTTGATCAGGTTGAGGGAGACGGCGAGGATGATGTTGATCCCGGCCAGGGTGATCACCTGGAGCACGTAGGGAGAGATCATCACCCCGGACACGAGGTCCCCCGTCAGGAGCGCGTTGGCGGCCCAGAGAGCGGCGACGACCGCCGCGAAGATCGCGAGCCGCCGGATCACACCTTTTCCTTCTCGACCCGGCCGAGGATTCCCTGCGGACGGAAGAGGAGGATGCCGATCAGGATCGCGAACGCGATCGCGTCCCGGTACGTCGGCGACAGATACCCGACCGTGAAGACTTCCGCGATTCCGATGATCAGTCCGCCGAGCAGCGCGCCCGGCACGTTCCCGATGCCGCCGAGAACGGCGGCGACGAAGGCCTTGAGGCCCGACATGATCCCCATCAGCGGGTCGATCTTCGGGATCGC
This window contains:
- a CDS encoding branched-chain amino acid ABC transporter permease, with protein sequence SVRITSEQLTVFVVSIVLTVFLLAFIQRTRTGKAMRAVSFNLDASKLMGISTDKIIAITFALGSAFAAAAGVLVAMAIPKIDPLMGIMSGLKAFVAAVLGGIGNVPGALLGGLIIGIAEVFTVGYLSPTYRDAIAFAILIGILLFRPQGILGRVEKEKV